The nucleotide sequence ggattcatgattgataagcaaaataaatgctaagtaagaatttCGAAAGATAatcacagccgaaggatcctggtcgaaagatctgaaatcacagaaacttgttaacagtaaactgaccacaatcgaaagatcaactattgttcgaaggatcaacagtactcgaaagattactgttgagtctcgaacaatgatttcgaaagattcaagagctcgaaggattcacctttgaaagatccttatctttcgagctaaatccttatctttcggacacttgtctttcgaaaagattcctttgtcgaaagatatgtttctgacttcgaaggatgggtcgaaggatgatgatctttcgagccttccttgatcgaaagatgatctttcgatgtcgaaagatatctttcgagaggttctgacacaactgacactgatgtgaaaggttggtgaaaaggtgatgggttggtaagtcaactttcggcaagaCGGTATGTGCAGGCCTAtctttcccaccaactttgaaaaggTTGCCCAAAAAGGATAACCTTATCctaaaaccagtcaccggaagttTAACCGGAATTTTCGCCGGAAAAACACCAaaacactcaaaaacaagttttcaagttacccaacccaaccttgaacactcccgaaggtttaggaaccgtttttcagtttaataGTGCAAGAAAAACcacaaaaacgggtgctaaaccaagtgtccaaacacaccaaacacttgaacaaaacccggttttaaacaaggtaaagagccaagctctgataccacttgtaggtccctcgacggaggatcgagaacaaacctaaaccttgttatactaacccactagcgagtgcggaatccaagctagcaagcaaaccgggatgagacaagtataaacacaaacacacaagaattcaccgattaacactagttgtattaatgcaaatgaaggttccggttacaagcacaatgtttacaaatctaacttgcaaactctcaaagtgtgtgtgtgagtttcggacagaatgctctcaaagctctatctctcgggtgtgtgaacTCAGAACTGAAACAACAcaaacactgcatgggtatatatacccagctcataatgtatggtccgaaggatccgatagatggtccgaaggatcatctatcgaagacaatgtattcgaaggatcagcattgacctcgaaagatcacctttcgaggtccaacattcgaaacatatctttcgatgtcatcgaaggatctGCAATATCCTTCGATTGGCCATCCTTCGACACAGAGCATCTTtcaacatctttcaactgttttccaagtcaaaccggaggatggttgacttggtcaacttacaacacaaatcaggacatcgtttacatcgtgaccgaatacagacaaagcacagacacaagtgcaccaacagtctTCGTCTGTCAAACACTGACATTGAGAAACACAGAGGAAAAAAGGGAGTATACAAATGAGGCACAGGGACCGAAGGAAACAAAAAATTAAACATGAAGGGCCACGTGGAAAATGCATGTGGACTAAACATGTAAATATCACAGACATTTAGTTTTAAGTTATACTAGTATTTGtacccgccgcgcgttgcggcggcgtacTTGACTCTTTCCAAACTATATTTACGTCGAAATAGAGTAACTGGAATTTATACTGTCGAATGAAAACATATTCTATTTTTGCCCAAAAAATGGCATGTTAAAAACTATACTAACTCGAAACGTAGATATGTGGTTCTTGAGCAAAATTTATATCGAAAGTTGAACCAAGTAAAAGATAAAGAAAACGTACCAATCCCTTCCTCATTGCGGCTGGTTTAAACAGAAACTAACTCGAATTAAATACCACCGAATCAAAACGTATGAAAGAACTGCAAGCCCAAAACAAAACCATCAAACCCCAAAAATGTATGAAGAATGCATACACATACCAAGACAAAATCAGAACTGGTGCTTCAAGATATGTTCCCTATATAATAAATCAAAGAATAAAAGCCCAAAAGACTCATAAGATAGAATCCGTTGTTCCTCCACATCAAGCTAATAAATAAATTTGATATCAATCTCAATTAAGATGCAATCATCTCTGTCTAATTAATCCTAAAACCTCTTAAATTCATAGACCTTACATGGATTTGTAACAAAGCAACCCATAAGAAAAAAAATCAGAATCATAAAACTCATCAGCAAAGCAATTTAATCTAAATCCtcattttatttaacatatttggcataataattaataataaaccCAAAATTCATCAACAGAATCTCAATCCTCATTTTATTGAACCTATcttgtgttaaaaaaaaaacctaaaattcaaTAATTTTTATCTAAAATCTACCAGGGCAAACCACAACAAAATACCTGAATTAAAGTTGAACAAAGAAGCCTATACTTAGTTTGGAATCCATGAATTAGCTATGTATGTAACCCTAACCTATTCCCCAATTAGCCCATTGGTTTGGTACTAAAGACGCGTGAAGTGTATGTGCCAAAATCATGTTCCTTCCTTGACAGATAATCCAAATTTACAACAGATTTTGTCTAAAACTAACTAACAAAGCTGAATCAAGAGAAGCTAAATGACGGAAATCTTACCGTCTCCGTCGGTTCCGTAAGCAGTATCATCATCCTCCGAATCAGCGTCGTATTCGGAGCTTCTGGAAGACcgattgagccacttccttatcAACAATCTCGGCCACAACACCTGTAATAATTGAAGTGTGAGTGAGTGAGTGAGGAGTTAGTATAAGTCATGGATAATGAAAAGGTACCTCGGAGCTGGAAGAGACGGTGAGGAGAGGGAGGGAGACGGCGGAGAGAGATCACCACGGCCATTCTCCCTCCTTATGCCACCACCTTCTCCGCCGCTGATAACTACCGCCCATCTCCGCCCGTCGTCCTTCTTCCACAGCCGCCGTGCATCGCCACAAAGGAGGTGGTCGGCCGGTCTTCCAAGTGAGAGGGATGTGAGGACAATTTTTAGGAGGTAAGCGATGGCTGGTGTGTGTGGTTGATACTTGCAGAGGAAACAGAGAAAAGGTGTTTGTCTTATTATCACTGACCTTTCTCTTTaagaatatataaataataataataataataccccAACAACGGGGAATGTTCCGTTACGCGTAATCGATAATCAATAACTAATTATAAAGGAGTGTTAATATAGTATTTGCCTTTATTCTTATGATCTTTATCTTTATGGTTTTTTATTATAAAAGCTAGAGCCTCTATTCCTCAACCCACCTTAAACTTAGTTAACGCTCTAGCGGGCTGGATCATCAATCTCCTATCAATTCATATTATTTTCTCTCTATTAGTAACGATTTCATTTTTATTCAATCCTTCAATGGCATGGACTTCAGCTTCATTAGTTCAAAAGCCCTTCAAGTATGATGTCTTTTTGAGTTTCAGGGGTGAAGACACCATAAGTAGCGGCTGGTACCAAAAaattagtgtttggtatgattaAAAGAGAAAGGTCAGGTGTTTGTCTTATTATCACCGACCTTTCTCTTTaagaatatataaataataataataataccccAACAACGGGTTACGCGTAATCGATAATCAATAACTAATTATAAAGGAGTGTTAATATAGTATTTGCCTTTATTCTTATGATCTTTATCTTTATGATTTTTTATTATAAAAGCTAGAGCCTCTATTCCTCAACCCACCTTAAACTTAGTTAACGCTCTAGCGGGCTGGATCATCAATCTCCTATCAATTAATATTATTTTCTCTCTATTAGTAACGATTTCATTTTTATTCAATCCTTCAATGGCATGGACTTCAGCTTCATTAGTTCAAAAGCCCTTCAAGTATGATGTCTTTTTGAGTTTCAGGGGTGAAGACACCCGTAAGACATTTGTTGATCATCTCTATCATGCTCTTCTGCGGGAAGGCATTACGACTTACAAAGATGATGAAAGAATTGAGAAAGGGGAAAGGATCAGTGATCAGCTCATCACATCCATTGAAGACTCCAGATTTTACATCATTGTTTTCTCCAAGAACTATGCATCTTCGTCATGGTGCTTAAATGAGCTGGTAAAGATTATGGAATGCCAAAAGACGATGGTGCAGACTGCTCACCCGATCTTCTATGATGTGGAACCCACCGAAGTCCGGTACCAATGTGGGGCAGTTGGAGAAGCATTTGCAAAACATGTAGACAATGAGGCTGCTTGGATATGGAGAGATGCTCTGAAAGAAGCAGCCGGTCTGGCTGGGTGGGAGTTAAAGACAACTTTTGACGGGTAATTCCTTCATGTTATAGTCAATAATTATGTTTCTTTTTAATCTCTCGAATGAATTAACCTGAAACATGAATCTATCCCAAATTTGAAATTAACTCTTCATGTAATCAAAATTTAATACAGGCACGAAGCAAAGTTTATCCAAGGAATTGTTAAATATATTTCACTGAAGCTATGTTCCATTAGTTCAAGCATAGATGGGAATTTAGTAGGCATGGAGACGCGTGTAAAGGATGTAGTTTCATCCTTAGAAACTGGTTCTGATGATGTTCGCATGATTGGGATCAAGGGTATGGGAGGTGGTGGGAAGACCACGTTGGCAAGAGCTGTTTTTGATCATATATCCATTTTGTTTGAAGGTAAAAGCTTTGTTGAAAATGTCAAAGAAGTTATAAAAGGCTCTGGTTTAAAGGAATTGCAAAAACAACTCCTTTCAGATGTGTTGAATGATCAAAGCATTGTTATAAGAAGTGTTTGTGATGGGAAAAACAGGTTGAAAAATGTGATGGGTAGTAGAAAGGTTCTTATTGTTCTAGATGACGTCGATAATATAAGCCAGCTTGAGGCGTTAGCAGGTAATCCAAATTGGTTTAAGCAAGGGAGTAGGATAATCATCACAACAAGAGATGAGCAAGTATTGATAGCACACCGAGTGAAGTTCATTCATGATGTCAATCTGTTATCAAATGAGGAAGCAATTTCCCTCTTCAGTAGGCATGCATTTGAGACAACTCCAATTAAAGGGTATGAAGAGCTATCAAGAAAAATTGTACATTATGCTGCTGGGCTACCATTAAcaatcaaagttttgggttcattTCTTTGTGGTAGAAATGAGTGTGAATGGGAAGATGCCATTGAAAGACTTAAAACAATTCCATTGAAGGAAACTTTGGAAAAATTGGAACTAAGCTATAATGGTCTAGAGAATGATCAGAAAGAAATATTTCTTGACGTAGCATGCTTACTGAAAGGTGAAAAAAAGAAGACGGCAATTAGAATACTTGAAAGCTGTGGATTTCGTGCTCAAATTGGTTTAAGAGTACTTGAGCAGAAATCATTGATAACTATATCTATTGATGATCGGCTGCTCTTGCATGACCATATAGAAGAAATGGGCAAGAATATTGTTCGGCGTTTACACCCTGATGATCCTGAAAAACATAATCGATTATGGGTTAAAGAAGAAATTGAAAACATATTCGTCAATGACTTGGTAAGGGTCAAAGTTATTGTAAGGTGGAAAATATAACACTTTTTTGACAAAAGATACAAGTCCGCTTTTTTTATTCacaacatttttttatttacagGGTACGGAAGCAACTAGAAATATTAAATTTGGGTATACGCATCTCCATCCAGCTAAGATTATGAAAGGTCTTCGGAAGATGAAGGAACTAAGATTTTTCTCTGTGGACTGTGATTGTATAGTACAAAAATTTGATGAATCTCGCCAATACCTACCAGATACTCTACAATATCTACAATGGTCTTATTACCCTTTTTGGTGTTTACCTAAAACATTTCAGGCAAATATGCTTGTTAACCTGGAAATGGAGGGCAGCTTTATCTCTCAACTATGGGAAGGGAGAGAAAGAAAGGTAGAAAAATGGTTGACCGGTTTGTTTTAGATTATGCTAGCTGTATTTTGTCGTTACACGAAAATTCATCTTTTTATTTCTTCTTATGACAGGTTCTTAATAAGCTCAGATTCATTAACCTCAAAGGGTCAACTTTGAGAAGCTTTGACCTTGAGATAACTCCAAATCTCGAAACATTAGATCTTGGAGGTTGTTATGACTTTGTAGACCTCCACATGCCTGTTAATTGTCCTAAGCTGAAATTCCTCTACCTCAGTGGTTCTAGGGTGAGTAACCTTAATCTTGGGCTAACTCCAAATTTGGATACGTTAGATCTTAAAGATTGTAGTGCCTTTGTAGAACTCCACATGCCCGTTGAATGTTTAAAGCTCAAATTTCTCAACCTAAGCGGTACTAAGGTGAGAAACCATAATCTTGCGCTAACTCCACATCTCGAGGGTTTATATGGTTATAGATTAGTATAGAACTCCACATGCCCATTGAGGTTCCCAAGCTTAAAAGCCTCATCCGCCGAAGCTCTGTCAATCTAAGGTGAAAAAATAACGTAAACTAGGGCTAGCTCCATGTCTGGAGTGGTAAGATATTGAAAGAGGCCCAGTGAATGCTGAAGGTTCCAATTCCTCAACTTATTTGGTAACTAAGTTGAGTAACCTTAACCTTGGCTGACAGCACATCTTGATGAGTAATACGTTTAAGGATGTAATGAACTTGTAGAACTTCAATAATGTAACTTTAGACAATCTGTTATGGTGTTTTTTGATTGATAATATATATGGATTGGAGAAACTCCAATTAGCTTTGAGTGCTTGTTATATAGAGCAGAGAAAGATATAAACTTAATATTTAGATGACACATTCTGACCGTACCCTTTTTCATTTACCTACCCGATCTGTTTTGCCAGGTATCCGTCCAATATTATCAACCTTACTTACTTATGAGAAACAAAATGCCATTGCCTATCTAGCTTAATTTTTATAGGTTGATTGACAcagttaataaaaataaaagggttattggattttatcacccccaactatcgATCTTTGGCCGTTGCCCAACCCCAACTAACACTCTGACGCCCGGCACCTCCAACTTGACTTTAAGTTTGTGTTAGCACCACTCTGTTAACAGATTACTAACTCTGTTAGTTTTTTTACCTACGTGTCACCACCTTTCCAAGGTGGACATTGGACATGATTACATGGCGATTACGTGGCACattttaattataattaatataatatattatgtGTACAGAATATCTTCCCCTTCTGTTTCTCTCCTTCTCTCCCTTTCTCTGCCACCACAAACCGCCACCCACCGCCCCTCTCTCTACCACCGAACCACCACAAACCACCCCCTTTCTCTATGAAATCCTAGAACCAAATTCCctcaaattcacaaaatcagaaacCTTTTCTAATGATAAAAACACAAAATCGAATCTGGATCTGTTTCTTAAAAAACACTATGTCTCAGGAACCCTCATCTTCCTCCCCAGCCTCATCTCATACCCTAGACTCACCTATTTCTACTTCAATTTCAACTGATAACAACAATCAATCTCTCACACATAACGTTTTATTCTGCCCATTGA is from Helianthus annuus cultivar XRQ/B chromosome 9, HanXRQr2.0-SUNRISE, whole genome shotgun sequence and encodes:
- the LOC110875225 gene encoding TMV resistance protein N is translated as MAWTSASLVQKPFKYDVFLSFRGEDTRKTFVDHLYHALLREGITTYKDDERIEKGERISDQLITSIEDSRFYIIVFSKNYASSSWCLNELVKIMECQKTMVQTAHPIFYDVEPTEVRYQCGAVGEAFAKHVDNEAAWIWRDALKEAAGLAGWELKTTFDGHEAKFIQGIVKYISLKLCSISSSIDGNLVGMETRVKDVVSSLETGSDDVRMIGIKGMGGGGKTTLARAVFDHISILFEGKSFVENVKEVIKGSGLKELQKQLLSDVLNDQSIVIRSVCDGKNRLKNVMGSRKVLIVLDDVDNISQLEALAGNPNWFKQGSRIIITTRDEQVLIAHRVKFIHDVNLLSNEEAISLFSRHAFETTPIKGYEELSRKIVHYAAGLPLTIKVLGSFLCGRNECEWEDAIERLKTIPLKETLEKLELSYNGLENDQKEIFLDVACLLKGEKKKTAIRILESCGFRAQIGLRVLEQKSLITISIDDRLLLHDHIEEMGKNIVRRLHPDDPEKHNRLWVKEEIENIFVNDLVRVKVIVRWKI
- the LOC118481941 gene encoding disease resistance protein RPP4-like, yielding MKGLRKMKELRFFSVDCDCIVQKFDESRQYLPDTLQYLQWSYYPFWCLPKTFQANMLVNLEMEGSFISQLWEGRERKVLNKLRFINLKGSTLRSFDLEITPNLETLDLGGCYDFVDLHMPVNCPKLKFLYLSGSRVSNLNLGLTPNLDTLDLKDCSAFVELHMPVECLKLKFLNLSGTKVRNHNLALTPHLEGLYGYRLV